A genomic segment from Gracilinanus agilis isolate LMUSP501 chromosome 1, AgileGrace, whole genome shotgun sequence encodes:
- the IER2 gene encoding immediate early response gene 2 protein, whose translation MEAQKEAQRIMTMSVWKMYHSRMQRGGLRLHRSLQLSLVMRSARELYLSAKVETEETELSFAAAPQNLPQPMTVVEADSPQVTEEAIPAPEPMETQEARETEPAPACSHLPPVTSATLPQRSVKANRKRRSSTLGQGRDAGLVPSKKARLEEETVPAEGKPEVEAGDLGRRQLQVEEGPFPSLARVLQKRFSGILSNTGGPPKPTAPPSCELKPGCRQTDSMINILVRTVVAF comes from the coding sequence ATGGAGGCACAGAAGGAAGCGCAACGTATTATGACCATGTCTGTATGGAAGATGTATCATTCACGCATGCAGCGCGGCGGCTTGAGGTTGCACCGGAGTCTTCAGCTATCGCTTGTCATGCGGAGCGCCAGGGAACTCTACCTCTCCGCCAAGGTAGAGACAGAGGAGACGGAGCTATCCTTCGCGGCCGCGCCCCAGAACCTGCCCCAGCCCATGACGGTAGTTGAAGCTGATTCTCCACAAGTGACTGAAGAGGCGATTCCTGCCCCAGAGCCCATGGAAACGCAGGAAGCGAGGGAAACCGAGCCAGCGCCCGCCTGCAGCCACCTGCCTCCGGTAACCTCTGCCACTCTGCCTCAACGCTCAGTGAAAGCCAACCGCAAGCGGCGGAGCAGTACCTTGGGCCAGGGTAGGGATGCTGGCCTGGTCCCCAGCAAGAAAGCTAGGTTGGAGGAAGAAACGGTGCCGGCTGAAGGGAAGCCTGAGGTCGAAGCTGGAGACTTGGGGAGGCGGCAGTTGCAGGTGGAGGAGGGCCCCTTCCCCAGTCTGGCCCGAGTCTTACAGAAGCGCTTCTCTGGCATCCTGAGTAACACTGGGGGGCCGCCAAAACCCACTGCTCCTCCCTCCTGTGAACTCAAGCCAGGTTGCCGCCAAACAGACAGCATGATAAACATCTTGGTGCGGACGGTGGTGGCTTTCTAA